AGAGGCGATGAGCCCCTCGCCCACCTCGGGGAAGAGGGCCGCGTGAAGGGGCAGGACGGGCGTGGCCCGAATGACATCCCCCGCATGCGGTTAGTCCCGGTACGACGGGTCGTCGCGATCCAGCAGCCGGAGCAACGCCGGCCAGGCGGGCTCGTCGCGACCCCGCAGGTGCGTGGCATCCTCCACCGCCTCCATCGGAGGCATGACCAGCGGCACGCCGGCCGACTGGGCGACGATCTGGGCGCGACACGCGAGGTCAAGGTAGTACGCGGCGATGAACGCCTCGGCGGCGGTCTGCCCGGTGGTGAGAAAGCCGTGGTTGCGCATCAGCATCACCCACTTGTCGCCCATGTCCTCGGCGAGGCGCGACCGCTCGGTCGGGTCGGTCCCCGCGCGGCCGTACTCGTGGTACGCGACCTGCCCGTGAAACCGCATGGCGGCCTGGGAGATCGGAAGGAGGCCGCATTCCTGCGCCGACACCGCGACGGTGTAGGTGTTGTGGGCGTGGAGCACGCAGTTGACGTCCGGACGGGCTTCGAGGATCGCGCTATGAATCGCGACGCCGACCGGGCTCACCCGGTGCGGGCTCGGCCCGATCTTGTTCCCGGCCAGATCGACCCGGACCAGACTGGAGGCGGTGATCTCGTGGAACATGAACCCGCTCGGGTTGATCAGAAATGTGGGAGTGGGACCGGGCACGCGCAGCGAGATGTGGGTGCTGACCAGCTCGCTCATGCCGTATCGGTCCGCCAATCGGTACGTTGCAGCGAGCTGGACGCGCAGATCCCGCTCGATGGCCGCCGCGTCGCCGCTTTCG
This window of the Chloroflexota bacterium genome carries:
- a CDS encoding class II aldolase/adducin family protein; protein product: MSQTVTQASSESGDAAAIERDLRVQLAATYRLADRYGMSELVSTHISLRVPGPTPTFLINPSGFMFHEITASSLVRVDLAGNKIGPSPHRVSPVGVAIHSAILEARPDVNCVLHAHNTYTVAVSAQECGLLPISQAAMRFHGQVAYHEYGRAGTDPTERSRLAEDMGDKWVMLMRNHGFLTTGQTAAEAFIAAYYLDLACRAQIVAQSAGVPLVMPPMEAVEDATHLRGRDEPAWPALLRLLDRDDPSYRD